One window of Rhizobium leguminosarum genomic DNA carries:
- a CDS encoding alpha-ketoglutarate-dependent dioxygenase AlkB family protein, which yields MPEFLRGIRHLPGYLDRARQEALVEVIRTVVTEAQLYVPVMPGTGKPMSVRMTNCGPLGWVTDKERGYRYQPTHPATGKPWPDMPQELLDIWDDVAGYDKPPEACLVNFYSDEARMGLHQDKDERDLQAPVVSISLGNSCLFRVGGLNRNDPTLSFKLSSGDLVVLGGEGRLCFHGVDRIHPATSTLLKNGGRINLTLRRVNPPN from the coding sequence ATGCCGGAGTTCTTGAGGGGCATTCGCCATCTCCCCGGTTACCTCGACCGGGCGCGTCAAGAGGCATTGGTCGAGGTAATCCGCACCGTCGTCACCGAGGCGCAGCTTTATGTGCCCGTCATGCCCGGGACGGGCAAACCGATGTCGGTGCGCATGACCAATTGCGGGCCGCTCGGGTGGGTGACCGACAAGGAGCGCGGCTATCGCTACCAGCCGACGCATCCGGCAACCGGAAAGCCCTGGCCTGACATGCCACAGGAATTGCTTGATATCTGGGATGATGTGGCCGGTTACGACAAGCCGCCGGAAGCCTGTCTGGTGAATTTCTATTCCGACGAAGCGCGCATGGGCCTGCATCAGGATAAGGACGAGAGGGATTTGCAAGCGCCCGTCGTCTCGATCTCGCTCGGCAACAGCTGCCTCTTCCGCGTCGGCGGCCTCAACCGCAATGATCCTACGCTATCCTTCAAGCTTTCGAGCGGCGATCTGGTCGTTCTGGGCGGCGAGGGGAGACTTTGTTTCCACGGCGTCGACCGCATTCATCCGGCGACGTCGACGCTGCTAAAGAATGGCGGGCGCATCAATCTGACGCTGCGCCGCGTCAATCCTCCGAACTGA
- the hisH gene encoding imidazole glycerol phosphate synthase subunit HisH produces the protein MRVAIIDYGSGNLRSATKAFERAAREAGIDAHIDLTDRAEDVAAADRIVLPGVGAYADCRRGLDAVPGMAEVLIEAVEKRARPFLGICVGMQLMSSRGLEKTVTHGFNWIAGDVVAMTPDDPQLKIPQIGWNTLDLKRDHPLFDGIATGPEGLHAYFVHSYQLAAENDDDVIATVDYGGAMTAVVGRDNMVGAQFHPEKSQKLGLALITNFLRWNP, from the coding sequence ATGCGCGTCGCGATTATCGACTACGGATCCGGTAACCTTCGGTCGGCGACCAAGGCTTTCGAGCGGGCCGCCCGCGAGGCAGGCATCGATGCGCATATCGATCTCACGGACAGGGCAGAGGATGTTGCTGCGGCCGATCGTATCGTGCTTCCCGGTGTCGGCGCCTATGCCGATTGCCGGCGCGGCCTCGATGCCGTGCCCGGGATGGCAGAGGTGTTGATCGAGGCTGTCGAGAAGAGGGCGCGGCCGTTCCTCGGCATCTGCGTCGGCATGCAGCTGATGTCCTCGCGCGGCCTGGAGAAGACCGTAACGCACGGTTTTAACTGGATTGCCGGCGACGTCGTCGCGATGACGCCTGATGATCCTCAACTGAAGATCCCGCAGATCGGCTGGAACACGCTCGACCTGAAGCGCGACCATCCACTCTTTGATGGTATCGCGACCGGGCCGGAGGGACTGCATGCCTATTTCGTGCACTCCTACCAGCTTGCGGCCGAAAACGACGACGACGTCATCGCGACCGTTGACTATGGTGGTGCGATGACCGCCGTCGTCGGGCGCGACAACATGGTGGGCGCCCAGTTTCACCCGGAAAAGAGCCAGAAGCTCGGTCTGGCGCTGATCACGAATTTCCTGCGCTGGAATCCGTGA
- a CDS encoding phosphoribosyl-ATP diphosphatase: protein MSGFSLSDLESIVAERSKASPEQSWTAKLVAAGQPKAAKKLGEEAIEAVMAAVTGDRDNLTYEAADVLYHLLVVLKIAEIPLENVMAELERRTAQSGLKEKAGRQSS from the coding sequence ATGAGCGGATTTTCTCTTTCCGATCTCGAAAGCATCGTCGCAGAGCGGTCAAAAGCCTCACCGGAGCAATCCTGGACAGCGAAGCTCGTGGCCGCCGGCCAGCCGAAAGCGGCAAAGAAGCTCGGCGAAGAGGCAATCGAAGCCGTGATGGCGGCGGTGACCGGCGACCGGGACAATCTGACCTATGAAGCTGCCGATGTGCTCTATCACCTTTTGGTCGTATTGAAGATTGCTGAAATACCGTTAGAGAATGTCATGGCCGAACTCGAGCGCAGAACCGCGCAGTCCGGCCTCAAGGAAAAGGCCGGCCGGCAGAGTTCATGA
- the hisF gene encoding imidazole glycerol phosphate synthase subunit HisF, with the protein MTLKARVIPCLDVKDGRVVKGVNFLNLVDAGDPVEAAKAYDAAGADELCFLDITASSDNRETIFDVVSRTADQCFMPLTVGGGVRTIADIRKLLLCGADKVSINSAAVSNPDFVAEAADKFGDQCIVVSIDAKRRRTRAVGGDNLSAWEIYTHGGRNATGLDAVEFAQKMVERGAGELLVTSMDRDGTKVGYDLELTRAIADAVRVPVIASGGVGDLDDLVAGVKEGHANAVLAASIFHFGTYTVGEAKHYMSKCGIDMRLD; encoded by the coding sequence ATGACCCTCAAGGCCCGTGTCATTCCCTGCCTCGACGTCAAGGACGGCCGTGTCGTCAAGGGCGTCAACTTTCTCAATCTCGTCGATGCCGGCGATCCCGTCGAAGCGGCGAAGGCCTATGACGCGGCAGGCGCTGACGAACTCTGCTTCCTCGACATCACCGCGTCCTCGGACAATCGCGAGACGATCTTCGATGTCGTGTCGCGCACGGCTGACCAATGCTTCATGCCGCTGACGGTCGGCGGCGGGGTGCGCACCATCGCTGATATCCGCAAGCTCTTGCTGTGCGGCGCCGACAAGGTCTCGATCAATTCGGCAGCGGTCAGCAATCCCGATTTCGTCGCTGAAGCGGCCGACAAGTTCGGCGACCAATGCATCGTCGTCTCGATCGACGCCAAGCGCAGGCGCACGCGAGCGGTCGGCGGCGATAATCTCAGCGCCTGGGAAATCTATACGCATGGCGGCCGCAACGCGACCGGCCTCGACGCCGTTGAATTCGCTCAGAAGATGGTAGAGCGCGGCGCCGGCGAACTGCTGGTCACCTCGATGGACCGCGACGGCACCAAGGTCGGCTATGATCTGGAACTGACGCGGGCGATCGCCGATGCTGTGCGTGTGCCGGTCATCGCCTCCGGCGGCGTCGGCGACCTCGACGATCTCGTCGCCGGGGTGAAGGAAGGCCATGCCAACGCGGTGCTCGCCGCCTCGATCTTCCACTTCGGCACCTATACCGTCGGCGAGGCGAAGCACTATATGTCGAAGTGCGGCATCGACATGCGTCTCGACTGA
- a CDS encoding DUF2628 domain-containing protein: MTSSYIFLTPPGGTSATVNETRTIRDGFTLLGFLFPWLWLLAHRLWLPAAAAFLLQGLGGALMEEPGLGLAGAAITLGVNVLVGLEGQNLRIRTLAVKGWNEDALIAADTIGIAEQVYFSDRPAIANSDDAAAPDWDNKTRPNRPPGHATSLGLFGFDGGR, translated from the coding sequence ATGACATCAAGCTATATTTTCCTGACACCGCCCGGCGGCACGAGCGCCACGGTCAACGAGACGCGAACCATCCGCGACGGCTTCACGCTGCTCGGCTTCCTCTTTCCCTGGCTGTGGCTGCTGGCCCATCGACTTTGGCTGCCTGCGGCCGCGGCCTTTCTGCTGCAGGGCCTCGGTGGTGCGCTGATGGAAGAGCCGGGTCTCGGGCTGGCGGGAGCGGCCATCACGCTGGGCGTGAATGTGCTGGTCGGCCTCGAGGGTCAGAATTTGCGCATCCGCACCCTCGCCGTCAAAGGCTGGAACGAAGACGCACTGATAGCAGCCGATACGATCGGCATTGCCGAGCAGGTCTATTTTTCGGACAGGCCGGCCATCGCGAATAGCGATGACGCCGCGGCACCGGACTGGGACAACAAGACCCGGCCAAACCGCCCGCCCGGTCATGCCACATCGCTTGGCCTCTTTGGTTTTGATGGAGGACGCTGA
- a CDS encoding response regulator transcription factor — protein MPTIALVDDDRNILTSVSIALEAEGYKVETYTDGASALDGLLARPPQLAIFDIKMPRMDGMELLRRLRQKSDIPVIFLTSKDEEIDELFGLKMGADDFITKPFSQRLLVERVRAVLRRASSREAAAAGTSPAGAPKNGAVQQARSLERGQLVMDQERHTCTWKGEAVTLTVTEFLILHSLAQRPGVVKSRDALMDAAYDEQVYVDDRTIDSHIKRLRKKFKMVDNDFDMIETLYGVGYRFREAA, from the coding sequence ATGCCGACAATCGCGCTCGTTGATGACGACCGCAACATCCTCACCTCGGTGTCGATTGCACTGGAGGCCGAAGGATATAAGGTCGAGACTTATACGGATGGAGCTTCGGCGCTCGACGGCCTTCTGGCGCGGCCACCGCAGCTGGCGATCTTCGACATCAAGATGCCGCGCATGGACGGCATGGAATTGCTGCGCCGTCTACGGCAAAAGTCGGACATTCCCGTCATCTTCCTCACCTCCAAGGATGAGGAGATCGATGAGCTCTTCGGCCTGAAGATGGGCGCCGACGATTTCATCACCAAGCCTTTTTCGCAGCGCCTGCTGGTCGAGCGCGTCCGCGCCGTCCTGCGCCGCGCCTCAAGCCGTGAAGCCGCAGCCGCTGGCACCAGCCCCGCCGGCGCGCCGAAGAACGGCGCTGTGCAGCAGGCGCGCTCGCTGGAGCGCGGGCAGCTGGTCATGGACCAGGAACGCCATACCTGCACCTGGAAGGGTGAGGCAGTGACCCTGACGGTGACCGAATTCCTGATCCTGCATTCGCTGGCGCAGCGCCCCGGCGTCGTTAAAAGCCGCGACGCGCTGATGGACGCGGCTTATGACGAACAGGTCTATGTCGACGACCGGACCATCGATAGCCACATCAAGCGGCTGCGCAAGAAATTCAAGATGGTCGACAACGACTTTGATATGATTGAAACGCTCTACGGAGTGGGATACCGCTTCCGCGAAGCGGCCTGA
- the coaA gene encoding type I pantothenate kinase, translated as MSIATEIIGVPETLDHFQSGSYSPYHFFSSEQWAKFRADTPLTLTSDEVKRLRSMGDPIDLDEVRRIYLSLSRLLSAHVESSQMLFEQRNRFLSLSDVTKTPFVIGIAGSVAVGKSTTARILKELLGRWPSSPKVDLVTTDGFLHPNAVLQREKLMQRKGFPESYDTAAILRFLSAIKAGQPDVKAPSYSHLVYDVLPDEYKIVDRPDILIFEGINVLQSRDLPAGGKIVPMVSDFFDFSIYIDAAEDQIHNWYVARFMRLRETAFRDPNSYFHRYASISDAEALEIAGDLWANINLKNLRQNILPTRPRADLILKKGKDHLIEQVALRKL; from the coding sequence ATGAGTATCGCGACTGAGATTATCGGGGTGCCGGAAACGTTGGATCACTTCCAGTCGGGCTCCTATTCGCCCTACCACTTCTTCTCCTCCGAACAATGGGCGAAATTCCGCGCCGATACGCCGCTGACGCTAACCAGCGACGAGGTCAAACGCCTGCGTTCGATGGGCGATCCGATCGATCTCGACGAGGTCAGGCGGATCTATCTGTCGCTGTCGCGGCTGCTGTCGGCGCATGTCGAATCCTCGCAGATGCTGTTCGAACAGCGCAACCGCTTCCTCAGCCTGTCCGATGTGACGAAGACGCCCTTTGTCATCGGCATCGCCGGCTCGGTCGCGGTGGGAAAATCGACCACGGCCCGTATCCTCAAGGAGCTCCTGGGGCGTTGGCCTTCCAGCCCGAAGGTCGATCTCGTCACCACCGACGGCTTCCTCCATCCGAACGCCGTGCTGCAGCGGGAAAAGCTGATGCAGCGCAAGGGCTTTCCGGAAAGCTACGACACGGCTGCGATCCTGCGCTTTCTCTCTGCGATCAAGGCCGGACAGCCGGATGTGAAGGCGCCGAGCTATTCGCACCTCGTCTACGACGTGCTGCCGGATGAATACAAGATCGTTGACCGGCCCGACATCCTGATCTTTGAGGGCATCAACGTATTGCAATCGCGTGACCTGCCTGCGGGCGGCAAGATCGTGCCGATGGTCTCCGACTTCTTCGACTTCTCGATCTATATCGATGCTGCGGAAGACCAGATCCACAACTGGTACGTCGCCCGCTTCATGCGGCTGCGCGAGACAGCCTTCCGTGACCCGAATTCCTATTTTCATCGCTACGCCTCGATCAGCGACGCGGAAGCGCTCGAAATCGCCGGGGATCTCTGGGCGAACATCAACCTGAAAAACCTGCGCCAGAACATCCTGCCGACGCGGCCGCGTGCCGATCTCATCCTGAAAAAGGGCAAGGATCATCTGATCGAGCAGGTGGCGCTGCGGAAACTATAG
- the arfB gene encoding alternative ribosome rescue aminoacyl-tRNA hydrolase ArfB, protein MASDALYIDDRITIAGWELTEQFVLAGGPGGQNVNKVSTAVQLFFNIPNSPSLNDRVKTNAAKLAGRRLSKDGVLMIEASRFRSQDRNREDARDRLKELILEAAKPPPPPRKKTRPTKGSVERRLKEKSGRSEVKKMRGRPGGSGGE, encoded by the coding sequence ATGGCCAGCGACGCACTTTATATCGACGACAGAATCACCATCGCCGGATGGGAGCTGACGGAACAGTTCGTTCTGGCAGGCGGCCCCGGCGGGCAGAATGTCAACAAGGTCTCGACCGCGGTCCAGCTGTTCTTCAATATCCCGAATTCGCCGTCCCTCAATGATCGCGTTAAAACCAATGCGGCCAAGCTCGCCGGCCGGCGCCTGTCGAAGGACGGCGTGCTGATGATCGAGGCGAGCCGGTTTCGCAGCCAGGACCGCAACCGCGAGGATGCGCGCGACCGGCTGAAGGAACTGATTCTGGAGGCTGCCAAGCCGCCGCCGCCGCCGCGCAAGAAGACCAGACCGACCAAGGGTTCGGTCGAGCGCCGCCTGAAGGAAAAATCCGGCCGCTCGGAAGTCAAGAAAATGCGCGGCCGCCCTGGTGGCAGCGGAGGCGAATGA
- the hslV gene encoding ATP-dependent protease subunit HslV, protein MTTIITVRKGGKVVMAGDGQVSLGQTVMKGNARKVRRIGKGEVVAGFAGATADAFTLLERLEKKLEQYPGQLMRAAVELAKDWRTDKYLRNLEAMMLVADKSITLAITGNGDVLEPEHGTTAIGSGGNFALAAARALMDTDKSAEEIARRALDIAADICVYTNHNIVVESLDVEG, encoded by the coding sequence ATGACAACGATCATTACAGTTCGAAAAGGCGGCAAGGTGGTGATGGCGGGCGACGGCCAGGTGAGCCTCGGCCAGACCGTCATGAAGGGCAATGCCCGCAAGGTGCGCCGCATCGGCAAGGGTGAAGTCGTCGCCGGTTTCGCCGGCGCCACTGCCGATGCCTTTACCCTGCTCGAAAGGCTTGAAAAGAAGCTGGAGCAATATCCCGGTCAGCTGATGCGTGCCGCCGTCGAACTCGCCAAAGACTGGCGCACCGACAAATACCTGCGTAATCTCGAAGCCATGATGCTCGTCGCCGACAAGTCGATCACGCTGGCGATTACCGGCAATGGCGATGTGCTCGAGCCTGAGCATGGCACGACGGCGATCGGGTCGGGCGGCAATTTCGCGCTCGCCGCCGCCCGCGCGCTGATGGATACCGACAAATCGGCCGAAGAGATCGCGCGCCGCGCCCTCGATATCGCCGCCGACATCTGCGTCTACACGAACCACAATATCGTGGTCGAATCGCTGGATGTCGAAGGCTGA
- the hisB gene encoding imidazoleglycerol-phosphate dehydratase HisB has protein sequence MAETAASRTGSVSRKTNETSISVSVNLDGTGKSKISTGVGFFDHMLDQLSRHSLIDMEIEAKGDLHIDDHHTVEDTGIAIGQAISKALGDRRGITRYASIDLAMDETMTKAAVDLSGRPFLVWNVAFSAPKIGTFDTELVREFFQALAQNAGITLHILNHYGANNHHIAETCFKAVARALRTATEIDPRQAGRVPSTKGTLV, from the coding sequence ATGGCTGAGACCGCAGCAAGCCGTACGGGCAGCGTTTCCCGCAAGACCAACGAAACCTCGATTTCCGTCTCCGTCAATCTCGACGGCACCGGAAAATCGAAGATTTCGACCGGCGTCGGCTTCTTCGACCATATGCTCGACCAGCTGTCGCGGCATTCCCTCATCGATATGGAGATCGAAGCCAAGGGCGACCTGCATATCGACGACCACCACACGGTCGAGGATACGGGCATCGCCATCGGCCAGGCGATCTCCAAGGCGCTCGGCGACCGGCGCGGCATCACGCGCTACGCTTCGATCGATCTCGCCATGGACGAGACGATGACCAAGGCCGCGGTCGATCTTTCCGGCCGGCCGTTCCTCGTCTGGAACGTCGCCTTCAGCGCCCCGAAGATCGGCACGTTCGACACCGAACTCGTTCGCGAATTCTTCCAGGCGCTCGCTCAGAATGCTGGCATCACCTTGCATATTCTCAATCATTATGGTGCCAACAACCACCATATTGCCGAGACATGCTTCAAGGCCGTTGCCCGCGCATTGCGCACGGCGACAGAGATCGATCCGAGACAGGCGGGCCGTGTTCCCTCGACCAAGGGCACGCTCGTCTGA
- the hisA gene encoding 1-(5-phosphoribosyl)-5-[(5-phosphoribosylamino)methylideneamino]imidazole-4-carboxamide isomerase has protein sequence MILFPAIDLKGGQCVRLKLGDMQQATVYNTDPAAQARSFEDQGFEWLHVVDLDGAFAGHSANGEAVEAILKATKNPVQLGGGIRTLDHIEAWLSRGLRRVILGTVAVRNPDLVIEACRKFPGHVAVGIDAKGGKVAVEGWAEASELGIIELARKFEGAGVAAIIYTDIDRDGILAGINWTSTLQLADAVSIPVIASGGLASLDDVRRMLEPDARKLEGAISGRALYDGRIDPSQALALIQANRAKETA, from the coding sequence ATGATCCTTTTTCCCGCGATCGACCTGAAGGGCGGCCAATGCGTCCGCCTGAAGCTCGGCGACATGCAGCAGGCGACGGTCTACAACACCGATCCGGCCGCCCAGGCGAGATCCTTCGAAGACCAGGGTTTCGAATGGCTGCACGTGGTCGATCTCGACGGCGCCTTTGCGGGGCATTCGGCCAACGGCGAAGCCGTCGAAGCCATCTTGAAGGCAACGAAAAATCCGGTGCAGCTCGGCGGTGGCATCCGCACCCTCGATCATATCGAGGCCTGGCTGTCGCGCGGGCTGCGGCGCGTCATTCTCGGCACCGTCGCGGTCAGAAATCCTGATCTGGTCATCGAGGCCTGCCGGAAATTCCCGGGTCATGTCGCCGTCGGCATCGATGCCAAGGGCGGCAAGGTCGCCGTCGAGGGCTGGGCGGAGGCCTCCGAACTGGGCATCATCGAGCTCGCCAGGAAATTCGAGGGCGCCGGCGTCGCCGCGATCATCTACACCGATATCGACCGCGACGGCATACTTGCCGGCATCAACTGGACCTCGACGCTGCAACTTGCCGACGCCGTCTCCATTCCCGTCATCGCCTCCGGCGGCCTTGCCTCGCTCGACGATGTCAGACGCATGCTCGAGCCCGATGCGCGGAAGCTGGAAGGGGCGATTTCAGGCCGTGCGCTTTATGATGGCCGTATCGATCCCAGCCAAGCACTAGCGCTGATCCAGGCGAACAGGGCAAAGGAGACCGCGTAA
- the hslU gene encoding ATP-dependent protease ATPase subunit HslU, with amino-acid sequence MTTFSPREIVSELDRYIIGQHDAKRAVAIALRNRWRRQQLDPSLRDEVMPKNILMIGPTGVGKTEISRRLAKLAGAPFIKVEATKFTEVGYVGRDVEQIIRDLVEVGIGLVREKKRTEVQAKAHVSAEERVLDALVGTTASPATRENFRKKLRDGELDDKEIDIEVADAGSGMGGFEIPGMPGANIGVLNLSEMFGKAMGGRTKKVRTTVKASYGDLIRDESDKLIDNEVIQREAVRSTENDGIVFLDEIDKIAARDGGMGAGVSREGVQRDLLPLVEGTTVSTKYGPVKTDHILFIASGAFHVSKPSDLLPELQGRLPIRVELRPLNKEDFRRILTETEASLIRQYRALMETESLSLEFTDDAIDALADVAVHLNSSVENIGARRLQTVMERVLDEISYNAPDRGGTAVTIDAAYVREHVGDLAQNTDLSRFIL; translated from the coding sequence ATGACGACTTTTTCCCCCCGCGAGATCGTTTCCGAACTCGACCGCTACATTATCGGCCAGCATGATGCCAAACGCGCCGTCGCGATTGCGCTGCGCAACCGCTGGCGTCGCCAGCAGCTCGACCCGAGCTTGCGCGACGAAGTCATGCCGAAGAACATCCTGATGATCGGCCCGACCGGCGTCGGCAAGACCGAGATCTCCCGCCGCCTGGCAAAACTCGCCGGCGCGCCCTTCATCAAGGTAGAAGCAACCAAATTCACCGAAGTCGGCTATGTCGGCCGCGATGTCGAGCAGATCATCCGCGATCTTGTCGAGGTCGGCATCGGCCTGGTGCGCGAGAAGAAGCGGACCGAGGTCCAGGCCAAAGCGCATGTCAGTGCCGAGGAGCGTGTTCTCGATGCGCTGGTCGGCACCACCGCATCGCCCGCCACCCGCGAAAACTTCCGCAAGAAGCTGAGGGATGGCGAACTCGACGACAAGGAAATCGATATCGAGGTGGCCGATGCCGGTTCCGGCATGGGCGGCTTCGAAATACCCGGCATGCCAGGCGCCAATATCGGCGTGCTCAACCTGTCGGAAATGTTCGGCAAGGCCATGGGTGGGCGCACCAAGAAGGTCCGCACGACGGTCAAGGCTTCCTACGGCGACCTGATCCGCGATGAATCCGACAAGCTGATCGACAATGAGGTGATCCAGCGCGAGGCCGTTCGCTCCACTGAGAATGACGGTATCGTCTTCCTCGACGAAATCGACAAGATCGCCGCCCGCGACGGCGGCATGGGCGCCGGCGTTTCGCGCGAAGGCGTTCAGCGCGACCTCTTGCCGCTCGTCGAAGGCACGACGGTCTCGACCAAATATGGGCCAGTAAAGACGGACCATATCCTCTTCATCGCCTCCGGCGCCTTCCATGTCTCCAAACCCTCGGATCTTTTGCCGGAATTGCAGGGCCGCTTGCCGATCCGTGTCGAATTGCGTCCGCTGAACAAGGAGGATTTCCGCCGGATCCTGACCGAGACGGAAGCGAGCCTTATCCGCCAGTATCGCGCGCTGATGGAAACCGAAAGCCTGAGCCTCGAATTCACCGACGACGCGATCGACGCGCTTGCCGATGTCGCCGTGCATCTGAACTCCTCGGTCGAGAATATCGGTGCACGCCGTCTGCAGACGGTGATGGAACGGGTCCTGGACGAGATTTCCTACAACGCGCCGGATCGGGGCGGGACGGCAGTCACGATCGATGCCGCCTATGTGCGCGAACATGTCGGCGATCTCGCGCAGAATACCGATCTCTCGCGCTTCATTCTGTGA
- a CDS encoding phosphoenolpyruvate carboxykinase, with protein sequence MEMFGVHNPATELATVGFGGAASVRYNFSAAALYEEAIRRGEAELTAQGALRAITGQHTGRSPRDKFVVRDSNTDGEIWWDNNKPLSPEHFALLRADMLAHAAGKDLFVQDLVGGAEEGHALPTRVVTEFAWHSLFIRNLLIRPDAAALPSFAPKLTIIDLPSFKADPARHGCRSETVIACDLTNGLVLIGGTSYAGEMKKSVFTVLNYLLPAKGVMPMHCSANVGPDGDAAVFFGLSGTGKTTLSADPARTLIGDDEHGWSENGIFNFEGGCYAKTIRLSAEAEPEIYATTQRFGTVLENVVLNEGREPDFNDGSLTENTRCAYPMNFIPNASETGRAGHPKTIIMLTADAFGVMPPIARLTPDQAMYHFLSGYTAKVAGTEKGVVEPEATFSTCFGAPFMPRHPAEYGNLLKELIGRHGVQCWLVNTGWTGGAYGTGKRMPIKATRALLAAALTGELGQVEFRADTNFGFAVPVSVNGVDGSILDPRSTWADKSAYDVQAEKLVSMFITNFAKFEDHVDGGVRDAAPGVKVAAE encoded by the coding sequence ATGGAAATGTTCGGAGTTCATAACCCGGCAACAGAGCTGGCAACGGTTGGATTTGGCGGCGCAGCCAGCGTTCGCTACAACTTTTCCGCCGCCGCACTCTATGAAGAAGCGATCCGCCGGGGCGAAGCCGAACTGACTGCTCAGGGTGCGCTGCGGGCTATCACCGGCCAGCACACCGGCCGTTCGCCGCGCGACAAGTTCGTCGTTCGCGATAGCAATACCGATGGCGAAATCTGGTGGGACAACAATAAGCCGCTCTCGCCGGAACATTTCGCGCTGCTGCGCGCGGATATGCTGGCGCATGCCGCGGGCAAGGACCTGTTCGTCCAGGATCTCGTCGGCGGTGCCGAGGAAGGCCATGCTTTGCCGACCCGGGTCGTCACCGAGTTTGCCTGGCATTCGCTGTTCATCCGCAATCTGCTGATCCGCCCCGACGCAGCAGCGCTGCCCAGCTTCGCGCCGAAGCTGACGATCATCGATCTGCCTAGCTTCAAGGCCGATCCGGCCCGCCACGGCTGCCGGTCGGAAACGGTGATCGCCTGCGACCTGACCAACGGTCTCGTTCTGATCGGCGGCACCTCCTATGCCGGCGAAATGAAGAAATCGGTGTTCACCGTGCTCAACTACCTGTTGCCGGCCAAGGGTGTGATGCCGATGCACTGTTCGGCCAATGTCGGTCCGGACGGCGATGCTGCAGTGTTCTTCGGCCTTTCCGGCACCGGCAAGACGACGCTTTCGGCCGATCCGGCCCGCACACTGATCGGCGATGACGAACACGGCTGGAGCGAAAACGGCATCTTCAACTTCGAAGGCGGCTGCTACGCCAAGACCATCCGTCTGTCGGCCGAAGCCGAGCCGGAAATCTATGCCACGACGCAACGCTTCGGCACCGTGCTCGAAAACGTCGTTTTGAACGAAGGCCGCGAGCCGGATTTTAATGACGGCTCGCTGACCGAGAACACCCGTTGCGCCTACCCGATGAATTTCATCCCGAACGCTTCGGAAACCGGCCGGGCCGGGCATCCGAAGACGATCATCATGCTGACCGCCGATGCCTTCGGCGTTATGCCGCCAATCGCTCGATTGACGCCTGATCAGGCGATGTATCACTTCCTCTCCGGCTACACCGCCAAGGTGGCCGGCACCGAAAAGGGTGTGGTTGAGCCGGAAGCGACCTTCTCCACCTGCTTCGGGGCTCCGTTCATGCCGCGGCATCCGGCCGAATACGGCAATCTGCTCAAGGAGCTCATCGGCCGCCATGGGGTCCAGTGCTGGCTGGTGAATACCGGCTGGACCGGCGGCGCTTACGGCACCGGCAAGCGCATGCCGATCAAGGCGACGCGCGCGCTTCTCGCGGCTGCTCTCACCGGCGAACTTGGCCAGGTCGAATTCCGTGCGGATACCAACTTCGGCTTCGCCGTGCCGGTCTCCGTCAATGGCGTCGACGGCAGCATTCTCGATCCGCGCTCGACCTGGGCCGACAAATCGGCCTATGACGTGCAGGCCGAAAAGCTGGTCTCGATGTTCATCACAAACTTCGCCAAGTTCGAGGATCACGTCGACGGCGGCGTCCGCGACGCGGCCCCGGGCGTAAAGGTCGCCGCCGAATAA